The Elusimicrobiota bacterium sequence GACGGCAAGCACCACGTGCCCTGATTTCATGCCTGCGGTTTCCGGCGGCCCGGACAGCAGGCGTTCTTGGCGCTCGGTCAGCTCGATGAGTTTGGGTTTCATAGCTTAAGGGCTCCTATTATCCTTAAATAAGGCCGGTTGAGCCATGGGCATTATTGATCGTTATCGGGAGCACCTTCCAGTCACCGGGAAAACTCCGGTTATCTCCTTAAACGAAGGCGGCACTCCCCTGGTTGCCGTCGATCGGCTGGGGCAAAAATTAAATTTGCCCAAAGAGAGCCTCTACTGCAAGGTTGAAGGGGCGAATCCTACCGGTTCCTTTAAGGATCGGGGCATGACGTTGGCGATTTCAAAGGCTGTTGAGGAAGGGGCCAAAGCGGTTGTCTGCGCCTCAACCGGAAATACCGCGGCTTCGGCCGCCGCTTATGCGGCGCGCGCCGGATTGCCCTGTTTTGTTTTTTTGCCCAAGGGGCATGTGGCCGCGGGCAAGCTATCCCAAGCGGTCATCCACGGGGCCAAAGTGATCGAGGTTAAGGGTAATTTCGATCAATGTTTAAAATTAGTTCGCGAGGCTGCGGTTCGATTCAATCTTACGATCGTCAACTCAACCAATCCTTATCGCTTGGAAGGCCAAAAAACCGCGGCTTTTGAGATTTGCTCGGCATTGGGTCGCGCCCCGGATTATCAATTCATGCCCGTCGGCAATGCCGGCAATATCACGGCTTATTGGCGGGGGTATAAAGAATATTTGCGCAATCAACAATTGCCCAGGATGATGGGATTTCAGGCCAAGGGCGCGGCGCCTATTGTCCTGGGCAAGCCCGTTAAGAACCCGGCAACAGTGGCGACGGCCATTAGAATCGGCCATCCGGCATCATGGAAAGGCGCGCTGGCGGCCCGGGATGAGTCCGGCGGCGCCATCGACACGGTGACGGACAAGGAAATATTGGAGGCGTACCGGTTGCTGGCTCAAACCGAGGGCGTTTTTTGCGAGCCGTCTTCGGCGGCCGGGGTCGCCGGGTTGATTAAATACGCTAAAAATCGCCGTCTAAAAATCGAATCCGGAATGAAAATCGTCTGCATTTTAACCGGCCACGGTTTGAAAGACCCGGACAGCCCGTTTCGCTTTAAGAGCAAATCGATGACGGTCAAGCCGGACATGAAATCCGTGGAGGCCGCGCTTAAGCGTATCCTGCGATGAAAAAAGTCTGGATCCGCGTTCCCGGCTCATCAGGCAATTTAGGCTCCGGTTTCGATGTGGCGGCCGCGGCCTTGGGCGTTTATCTGGAATTGGAGCTTGAG is a genomic window containing:
- a CDS encoding threonine synthase, translating into MGIIDRYREHLPVTGKTPVISLNEGGTPLVAVDRLGQKLNLPKESLYCKVEGANPTGSFKDRGMTLAISKAVEEGAKAVVCASTGNTAASAAAYAARAGLPCFVFLPKGHVAAGKLSQAVIHGAKVIEVKGNFDQCLKLVREAAVRFNLTIVNSTNPYRLEGQKTAAFEICSALGRAPDYQFMPVGNAGNITAYWRGYKEYLRNQQLPRMMGFQAKGAAPIVLGKPVKNPATVATAIRIGHPASWKGALAARDESGGAIDTVTDKEILEAYRLLAQTEGVFCEPSSAAGVAGLIKYAKNRRLKIESGMKIVCILTGHGLKDPDSPFRFKSKSMTVKPDMKSVEAALKRILR